A region of Vitis riparia cultivar Riparia Gloire de Montpellier isolate 1030 chromosome 12, EGFV_Vit.rip_1.0, whole genome shotgun sequence DNA encodes the following proteins:
- the LOC117926371 gene encoding cytochrome b561 and DOMON domain-containing protein At2g04850, which yields MLFLYLFFLLICYGPQQAISTHCTTITVTKTFEKCMTLPTQQASIAWTFHPHNATLDLVFFGSFISPTGWVGWGINPTSAEMTGTHALIAYPDPNTGLLVVLPYVLDPTVKLQRSPLLSRPLDLHLLSSSAIMYGGRMATVHNGAAIQIYATLKLVPNRTKIHHVWNRGLYVQGYSPTIHPTTINDLLSTATIDILSGSTGFTHDNIQTLKIAHGIINAISWGILLPLGAFSARYLRHIQSMGPSWFYAHAGVQLSGFFLGTVGFAIGIKLGEMSPGVVYGLHRKLGFGAFCLGGLQTLALLFRPKTTNKFRKYWKSYHHFVGYACVVLGVVNVFQGFEVMGSSRSYAKLAYCLSLATLIGICIASEVNSWVIFCRKAKEETMRREGLIGGSEKGSGRMG from the coding sequence ATGCTTTTCCTCtacctgtttttccttctcatcTGTTATGGGCCACAGCAGGCCATTTCTACCCACTGCACCACTATCACTGTCACAAAAACCTTTGAAAAATGCATGACACTCCCCACCCAACAGGCCTCCATTGCCTGGACTTTTCACCCCCACAATGCCACTCTAGACCTTGTCTTCTTTGGCTCCTTCATTTCACCCACTGGCTGGGTTGGATGGGGCATCAACCCAACTTCAGCAGAAATGACTGGTACCCATGCCTTGATCGCCTATCCAGACCCCAACACGGGCCTGCTTGTTGTCCTGCCATATGTGTTAGACCCCACTGTTAAGCTCCAACGCTCCCCTCTCCTCTCTCGCCCCCTTGATCTCCACCTCCTCTCCTCCTCCGCCATCATGTATGGCGGCAGAATGGCCACTGTCCACAACGGCGCCGCCATTCAAATCTACGCTACGCTCAAGCTCGTACCGAATAGAACTAAAATACACCATGTCTGGAACCGAGGCCTCTACGTCCAAGGCTACTCGCCGACAATCCATCCAACTACAATTAACGACCTTCTGTCCACCGCCACCATTGATATCCTCTCTGGTTCCACAGGCTTTACACATGACAACATCCAAACATTGAAGATCGCCCATGGGATCATCAATGCCATATCCTGGGGGATTCTACTCCCCCTTGGCGCCTTCTCTGCCCGCTACCTTAGGCACATACAGTCAATGGGGCCGTCCTGGTTTTACGCGCACGCTGGGGTGCAGCTCTCAGGATTCTTCCTTGGGACAGTGGGGTTCGCCATTGGAATTAAGCTTGGGGAGATGTCGCCGGGAGTGGTCTACGGGCTTCACCGCAAGCTGGGGTTTGGGGcattttgcttgggaggccttCAGACACTTGCTCTACTGTTTAGGCCTAAAACTACCAACAAGTTCAGGAAGTACTGGAAATCATACCACCATTTTGTGGGGTATGCTTGTGTGGTTCTGGGAGTTGTGAATGTTTTTCAGGGGTTTGAGGTGATGGGATCAAGCAGATCTTATGCTAAGTTAGCCTACTGTTTGAGTCTGGCGACATTGATTGGAATCTGTATAGCTTCAGAGGTGAATAGTTGGGTGATTTTTTGTAGAAAAGCCAAGGAAGAGACTATGAGAAGAGAAGGACTAATTGGGGGATCAGAGAAAGGAAGTGGAAGAATGGGTTGA